The following is a genomic window from Mya arenaria isolate MELC-2E11 chromosome 4, ASM2691426v1.
AGAAAAATTATCTTACCATTTATATTGTCAATTGCAAGAATGCGCACCATGTGGACTTGTTGTGTTTCAAAGTCCAGTGGACTTCTAATGAAAACATCACCTTCTGTGTTTATCCTGAAACTGTTTGTGCGATCTGATGCAAGGGAAATATAGTACCTAAAGTAAATAAAGCTATATATCAGTACGAAGCGTTTGCATAAAATGCTAAAGAGGATGCAAACCgttcttacaatatttatgaaCGACTTCcgcaaaacaacacaataaaatatcCGCTTTGCAACTTAATTACGTAGTTTTGCTTGTTTAAGAACAATGCATGAACATggctgtttttattatttacaacgCAGCCTACTCAAATTGTGCATAGGCTGGGGTTACATCTCCGTCAAAGGCATGGAACCTAACAAAGGCCGTTCCAATAGCTAAATCCTCCAATATTGTAACAGACGTGTACTGTGGAATAAATGTGGGGACCTCGTCATTGTAGTCGGTCACCTCAATCTCAATTAGAGTTTGTGCCCAGTGGTTTGGATCAGAATCCACAACGTTAGCTGTCAGGTTAAAACTTCGCTGGAGTTTCTGCACGTCATCGTAATCAACAGCCTGTCAagtgaaaaacattttacttatatAGACTGATTGACATGTACTTTGGTAATGGTATGTATACGTATCAACGTATGTGTACGTTTATTTTAACGTAACGGAGGCAGTCTACCTGGAAGATTGTAAGTACACCCTGGTTTGCCTCTCGGTCCTGCATCATCTTGAAATACTTAAATGAATCCTCATCCAGAGAGTATGTCAACTCTGCATTCACCCCGATATCAGCATCATACTCCTGAATGCGCCCAAATTCTCCTagaacatatattttcaattcGGTTTCACGGCAGTTACGGCAAGATTTTGGCTTTATATATCCTAGGTACACGTTATTCAAccaaaaatgaacaatatattttatttaaaattatacaaacgTTCTCTCATCATTGTTTATAGCATTTAGTGTAACGCtgtatacatgtgcatttgaTACTGTACTTGCCAATGAAGGGACACTACTTGTCAATTCTTTAGTGTGCGAGGATGTTTTTTGTACATGTAGAACATGGATTTACTATCActccataaatgtattaaagcATCGatatgatttatcatattttataaggcgtcaatatttgtttatacctTTAATATTCGATTAATTAGTTAATTCACacgtttattatttaacacataaACATAATGCATTATGTTCTCAATtccgaaaaaaaagaaaataccatACTTATTGATCTGTGCTTTGGTCTAGATATGATATTATTAATACTAAACAACTATCTTAAACGATTGAAGACATAtctattattcattttattttctggATTTGACTTCGAATAgccaataaaaacaaaacgaaaaagAAGCGAACATACCCCGATGATGTTCCGATAACACGAATTTGTATGACTGGTTGAAGTAGGGGGCATTATCGTTGATGTCGGTGACCGTTATTGTCAGTGTTCCAGTTCCCGTCAAGGTGGGGTTTCCCTTATCCACGGCCTGCAGTGAGAGGTAGTACTTGTCCTGTGTCTCCCGGTCCAGCTTCGATATGGCACTCACATCCTGTACCATCAACCCGAAATGAGGGTTTGTGGAGTCCGGGGTCTGACCAAGTAGTGTAAGGTCAAATTTGGAGTTGTTATGGTGAGGGTCATCATAGTCCAGAACTATAATCTTGCCAACCTGAATGACTGAATCAAACATAGcagttaacatttattaaatgtaacgTGACTGTGTATCATCATGATACATAACAAAAGAAACAGCTAACATATCAGACTTTTCGTTTCAGCTTAATCCcatgtttaaacaatgtttagcTTATTGTCAGTTAGCAACAATACTATGATATTGCAAGACCACATATAAGAACAGTATACTTATTGACCTGGATCATGTTCCTCCTGCACACTAAGCTGCATATACTCGTCCAAGGAAACTGGGGCATTGTCATTCACATCCATGGGTTTCACTGTCACATCTCCATAACCAATTAGTGGCCTCGGAGTTGATGGGGCATCTGATACTTCTACAGTGAACTTGAACTCTGTTAAACCGTCAGGATAGTCCCGATCAATAgctttcttatttttaagtCTTCAGTAACTTGGCCGATTTCAAAGTACTGAGGTCCGATATCATCGGTGAATTTCAGGTTAAAGAAGAAACTATTTACCCCGTTGTTGTCTTTATCAGTAGCATTAACCTGAAAATAGTCAAGAATATATTCACATGTACCTTAGAGAACAATTccggtttgatttaaaaaagaattacATATATTGAATCTGCGCAATCTTACCACATGACGGTTagtattaaatgcaaacaatagtgaatacaatatattaatttGAAGGCGTTAATGTGGTCAGCTTAATGATAACTATTGTAATTGTATCTTGCTGAAAACATACGAAaaattgataatatgttttaaagtacaACAATccattacaaaaaagaaactacCAATCTACCATATACCAACCCTGATGAGAGTTTTCCAAAAAAACACTGAGGTCGTTTTCTGTTATGTTGTCAAACGTGTATGACTGAACTACTGGCGGGTTATCATTTATATCCAGGATGTTTACTGTCACATTTGTGCGGCCTGTGAACTTCGAGTCAAACACctcaattgcaaaaacaaacgTCTACAAAAGTAAGAAAGGGCATAATCGTCTGAAAGTAAGAAACTACTTCTGAAAGTGAGCGACTTGGGATATTCTAGATCTTGGACAacaattaaaatagaaataaaaatattagtaaAACTAGTGGAAGAAATTAAAAATcggataaaaattataatagaTTATTGCCAATAATCGGAGATTCAATCCGATCAGTCATCGATTACATAACCGAAACTGAatcatgaataacaaatataacagCACATGCAAATATTACAAAGTTGAAACTGACGGATTGAAATGCCTTATGAAAAATGATAGTtcataaatgacaaatattacCTTAGTAGGGTCAAGATGCaaaatttacatgaaaaatgatatattgacagTGGTCGTGAGAGAGCTGTTAATTGCAACGTTATTGGATAAAGTGATGaatttatctatatatgtatatattgtaagCGATAATCGATTTTGAAAACACGAATCAATTATAGCGACTTCAGAGGCAAATAaccaatttttttataaaattgatcttatttttatattactaGTACTATGTAAAAGTAAACTTTGTAAACACATATCGAATCTTGTTTGGCCTTACCCTTTTTCCTTCGTCGTAATCAAGTTCACCGGCTACAGTTATGTCCCCTGTCTGGGGTATGCCAGAGAACGGTAGCTGCTTGCCAGAGCTCGGGTCCAGGACCCGGTACGTCATCACAGAATCTATAGCATTTGCAATATCTTTAGTAATTTGCATGGAGAATTATGGACATTTATTATGTTGAAGTCTTGGCAATTGTTTGCCACATTTGACAAAGCATTAATAGTTGTTCATTAGCTGAAAGTAACAGTGCGTTTTAAGCCTACTAGTGCAAGAACAGGAATAAGATTCATCTATAGTCTTTTATCACCAGCCTGAGAACATACTGATGCTATGACGATTATTTTCCTTTACTTATGGTTTTGATTTTGACGAAGGTCTAATTTTGAATGGACATGCCAGGCAAATGAAACGCAATGCCAGAACGTTCAATACTTCAAGTGCACTTGCATATTACCTGAGTCTATGTCAATTGCTGATACCCTGGCAACAACTGTTCCAATCTGCAAGTCTTCTTTCACAACAAAGGTGTTCTCTGATTCCTCGAAGTATGGTGCATTGTCGTTTTCATCGCCGATAATCACCTTCACCGTCACCTGACCTACAAATGGAGTTTAAAATTCACTTTGCTCTGCTAATTGGGAGATGTGTTTATAGAGACATGACTTTTACAGTGGTCTAGCCAGCCCTTTGATCCAATTTAgctaagtattttttaaatacacaagcttctatttatatttgtagaattaattttggatattatattgtgttaaatgacaaaactatccttatatattgacattttacaCCTCACGTTCCCTTGTTTCTGATTCCTTATTTCAACTACATTTCGTGaatgtatatgaaaataattcagcAAAGACAATTTCATTGAGCAGTTAACTGAAGATTCATTGACAACTGCAGCCCAACAAAAACATTCATGATGAAATAATAACCCCACACACTATTCCAAACAATCAATGGTGCCCCTGATGTTTACCTGTATTGTGTTTTCCGTTTGGCCGGAATGATGAGGGGGCAGCATCAACGGCCTCCACCTGTATTGTGTTTTCCGTTTGGCCGAAATGATGAGGGGGCAGCATCAACAGCCTCCACCTGTATTGTGTTTTCCGTTTGGCCGGAATGATGAGGGGGCAGCATCAACAGCCTCCACCTGTATTGTGTTTTCCGTTTGGCCGGAATGATGAGGGGGCAGCATCAACAGCCTCCACCTGTATTGTGTTTTCCGTTTGGCCGGAATGATGAGGGGGCAGCATCAACGGCCTCCACCTGTATTGTGTTTTCCGTTCGGCCGGAATGATGAGGGGGCAGCATCAACGGCCTCCACCTGTATTGTGTTTTCCGTTTGGCAGGAATGATGAGGGGGCAGCATCAACAGCCTCCACCTGGATCATGTAGAGTTCGGTATGTTCCTTGTCAATGTTTGCTTTAGTAGTCAGTTTCCCCGATGTTGCATCTATCTGGAAGAATCCACTCCCGTCGGAGGTGATGCGATATTCTTGAACCTGGAAATGAAAACTCTAACCGTCACATTTAACAAcctgtttatttaaaagaaatatttttaatgatttgaagACGATAAAAAAGTCAATGCAGAAGTTTTCTTTAGAGATCTTTTTAATGCTGATATTGTTAAAACCTGATTGTTCGGCGCAGTGCCATCATCATCTACCGCATTTATGGTATCGACCAGTTCCCCATTTTCAAAAGCCTTTGTGTAGTCACCCTCCTGAATACGGAGTTCAAGCAAAGAGTTGTCCGGATTAATTCCAAGGAATCTTGGCTCATTGTCATTTACATCAGTGATGGCCACTGTGCAGATTCTTATGGCCTGCTCGTTTTCCACATCCTTGGGTAAGCAGACAGAAACGGAGTGCATAATTCACGtacataatttgtgtttttatactCTGCATCTCAACCACAACAATAATGAAGtgataattttcatattttttattatttacgcAATATTTTCACATCATTAAGTATACCTATATAACTATGCACTTGTCATTGTATTGAATACTCAATGAGtatcagtaaatgttttgtacTCACAGTAGCCCTCAGCCTGACAGTATACTGAGTAATTTTCTCGTGATCAAAGTCGTACAGATGACGTAGTGATCCTGCCTGGATGCGGCCGTTTGATGATAGAGCAAATGTGTAGAAGAGATTATCAAAGCTGTCTGTAACTCCAAAACTAAGGGTTGGCATTGCGGAGCTGGAATTTGCAGTAGAATTGACCAGAGCTTTAGCCTTATCATGGTTTTCTGGTACGCTCACTTGGAAGTTGCTCTCGTTCCCAAGCCATTTCGGGGGCTGGTTATCGGCATATGTTATCAGATTGATCACGACTGATGCTGACGAATATAAAGCAGGGTTTCCTTGATCTCGACCGATTACTTTCAATAACAGTTGCTGACAAAGAAAGAAACagttattttctgtttatttacTTGTAGAAATTGATCCTCAAAGAGACATTATTGGTCTGAAAATAGGATGGGATACTACGATTTCTTCAAGAGACGAAGTCGTAGCTTCAATGACTCTGTTATAGCCTACTGAAACTTTTTGGAAGGCAATACATTGCCATGGGTAACCGATTGTTTTTAAGGACCTTGAATTACCAACATATCAGAACCGACATTCAATTAACCAAGCTTTTATAACCGAATTGAGTTATAGAAATGGATAATGACGAAATATGGACggaaaaatttatttttgaatttttcatACAAATCTCATTCCTgtagatatatttgtttaatcagtCCACCACCGTCTGTCCCAATAATATTCAGAGCTATTTTAGTACTCCCGAGGGTTTCTCTGTCGATTGCTATTCTCGTGTATAAATCCCCAGATGCGCTGTTAATCCTAAATGGGGAGTCCGTGCCTTCGCGCAAAGAATATGTCACCTCTCCATTAGTGCCGAAGTCTGGATCTCCTGCAGTCACCTTAAGTGTCACCAGGGACATGCATGTAATGAGTGTGCATCCTATTTGCATAGGTTTCTGACCCATTAAAGCAGCTTTTATGGAATACTGGTAATGCAGCAAAATACTATATAATACTGATATACATTAATTGTCTCTGTCGATATTTGGGAAAACCGGTGTCTCGCAAACATAAACAGTTATATAGAGAAGAAAATAGTCCCCACACGAATCAGTCAATCAACCTTTCGTGTGACATCTACATATATGTAAGTTAAACACATCGGATCTATTTGCTTCCAATGGCTTACCATGCATAATTTCTTCTCATTTTCTACATTGGATGTCAAATAATgttgatgtgttttttaaagTGAATATTGGTCCTATTGgaacatttaagtaaaaaaaacactatcgCTTTGAAAAGTAACATTCCTGTGTATTGTGGAAGTGTGCATTATGTGTCTTGTGGCCCCTCTCGCTGTGCTATATGTTGTtgtaatttatgttaatatttatgcaaaaagctacagaaacatgctcagtagcaaaaagtttaaacataaacccggtttagtggcaatgggcaaacgccaaagacatagaattTGAAGTTTGAATTTATGTTGTTCGTCGTCAAATGATAAAACGGGAAAGTCTTTAACATGTAAATTGTTTGTCAAGTAGTTCATACACTACCCAGTTGTTGCAGAACATTGTTTTACCCAAAATGTATGCGTTTAACAAATTAGTTTACGACACAAAGAGTAATGTTCTGACAAAACCCATATAAACAACCGTTTTTTCCAACACAATCAACTTACATAAACTTACTCTTAATGTTCATACCAAACATGGTCtgcttttaaagcaaaagcaTTAGTATTGCCGTAAAAGAACATGCTTAATTAACGGAAGCCATAGTATTACTTatgtgaaaactacagaaacaagctcagtagcaacacaattaaacattaaaccGGCTTAATAGCActgagtaaacgccaaagacatagaacaccaaaaaataatcacaaacaagaaacaatgctttattttgccGAGGGTAGATGTCATGCCAGCGGCGTGTGCTTTCCAACTTAGGAAAACTTCTATATAGACCCTTTGCCAACTGAGAATTCCGAGGTACTGAGAGACTGAGTACATGGAACCATGTTTGGAAGTTTATATCCATCGGGAAACccccaaaaatatttattttatttcttccaCGATGATCTACATATTCGGTATCTTAAGACAAATGGATAGTAAGCCTATGGAAAGCCATTGTATGCCCTTTAATGGAAGGAAAACGAGTATCGCAAGCAGATGTAAGTTTTCGGTTGGTCTAGTGGCATAACTTGACAAATATTTAACGAGTTATGAGGATAACTGCACGTGCGCAAAAGTGCAAAAAGGTTTATGTCAATCGAACATAGTCTTTTAAGCTTTGGCGACATAGGCCATCGATGCCTGACGAGTGACATCGATGAAAGGGACATCGATGCTCTGAGTGACCAAAACActgtttaacgtttttttcattGATCAACAATGTAACTTAGACATATACATactttaattataaatacatctGCCTGCTCTTCTTTGACGTGCGGTGT
Proteins encoded in this region:
- the LOC128229749 gene encoding cadherin-7-like, whose translation is MDVNDNAPVSLDEYMQLSVQEEHDPVIQVGKIIVLDYDDPHHNNSKFDLTLLGQTPDSTNPHFGLMVQDVSAISKLDRETQDKYYLSLQAVDKGNPTLTGTGTLTITVTDINDNAPYFNQSYKFVLSEHHRGEFGRIQEYDADIGVNAELTYSLDEDSFKYFKMMQDREANQGVLTIFQAVDYDDVQKLQRSFNLTANVVDSDPNHWAQTLIEIEVTDYNDEVPTFIPQYTSVTILEDLAIGTAFVRFHAFDGDVTPAYAQFEYYISLASDRTNSFRINTEGDVFIRSPLDFETQQVHMVRILAIDNINAIPQNTGTTTLTVSLIDVNDNYPDLAQTFSPVLMENKKYNGDQLMVFSATDADGPGNEAPFMVELDCNMKGASPQCDCRIGANCRNDGKNNFFQLVYDTLSETNVGFILVTGTFDREFEKVVILPVRTCDVAGLSRQDQQCGVRYIKIDIADANDNTNLDGEQFIIVTVIKVNSFYAHFICK
- the LOC128230309 gene encoding protocadherin gamma-B1-like, which gives rise to MLPPHHFGQTENTIQVEAVDAAPSSFRPNGKHNTGQVTVKVIIGDENDNAPYFEESENTFVVKEDLQIGTVVARVSAIDIDSDSVMTYRVLDPSSGKQLPFSGIPQTGDITVAGELDYDEGKRTFVFAIEVFDSKFTGRTNVTVNILDINDNPPVVQSYTFDNITENDLSVFLENSHQG
- the LOC128229752 gene encoding neural-cadherin-like; amino-acid sequence: MTNVNDESPEFPNDMQSGLRYDAAVGSDVYLAKATDADESLITQFEYLLKVIAVDDGSCCGGITTRTSTGTLTVNILTDNENRPLFPDCQSLTPHVKEEQADYSIKAALMGQKPMQIGCTLITCMSLVTLKVTAGDPDFGTNGEQLLLKVIGRDQGNPALYSSASVVINLITYADNQPPKWLGNESNFQVSVPENHDKAKALVNSTANSSSAMPTLSFGVTDSFDNLFYTFALSSNGRIQAGSLRHLYDFDHEKITQYTVRLRATDVENEQAIRICTVAITDVNDNEPRFLGINPDNSLLELRIQEGDYTKAFENGELVDTINAVDDDGTAPNNQVQEYRITSDGSGFFQIDATSGKLTTKANIDKEHTELYMIQVEAVDAAPSSFLPNGKHNTGGGR